Proteins from one Aspergillus nidulans FGSC A4 chromosome VIII genomic window:
- a CDS encoding SET domain-containing protein (transcript_id=CADANIAT00002512) has product MASSLPPLVSQLCDLLHNPVLPAQLASAIQGNSSGNEQDIFLRIDASITTNAPSDSHSGSLPLGCINLRTGTLVPLQALTPAHTPDPRDEEADTTRSDYTSHFAPEEHGLGPSKRHKTVSGLRLPSHSSTGNTKLGIIPNGETSNDDSQDAAPKSSRQVHSDTRFPQRAKRDQGLEPPVLEPTSSDKLIAGIWRQIYSSVQLSREFSSITPTINIRSGASLEVFQSVNSLCLHYYNRSQSSRALEMIVQAFWVESFEARTAVLQYEKPILSRTEARMIAIREACVVLNWKEKDLRNRMAIWRGYKEIKDYGGWAALVFASAGVYRFCKYRNEFGEGLFSRLRHIRSSLEVAADTLHPGWRDLLKVIQQETLPAYRGHPHEWVIMPDGPALPLRDTYRHLNLPTGLQYKFIDECVLDKDVFGDMDPRKVPELDEDTCPICHEKQSDEIKENQCMCFPALFGGIRAPVPVQIFRTTSGKNNGVVARCSFDRGTAIGEFTGFITSGITGVDVMIGGSKARPYQIFQGGMGNFTRFINHSCRPNSQFQRFYWRGKERIIVVSRGVPAGAEITVDYSEGYWRELEKSCLCGEACCRFRGANTL; this is encoded by the exons ATGGCCTCGAGCTTACCCCCGCTAGTCTCACAGCTGTGCGACCTCTTGCATAACCCGGTCCTGCCTGCACAGCTTGCCTCGGCTATCCAGGGCAATAGTAGTGGTAACGAACAGGACATATTCTTGAGGATAGACGCGTCGATCACTACGAATGCCCCATCAGACTCTCATTCCGGGTCTCTCCCGTTG GGATGCATCAATCTCCGCACTGGAACACTCGTGCCTTTACAGGCGCTTACACCCGCACATACTCCTGACCCAAGG GACGAGGAAGCAGACACCACCCGCTCGGACTATACCTCTCATTTCGCCCCCGAAGAACATGGCCTCGGGCCGTCCAAACGGCACAAGACCGTGAGCGGACTGCGGCTTCCTAGTCACTCTTCTACAGGTAATACAAAGCTTGGTATCATTCCTAATGGGGAAACGTCAAATGACGATTCACAAGACGCGGCTCCAAAATCCAGTCGCCAGGTCCACAGCGACACCCGGTTTCCCCAGCGCGCAAAACGGGACCAAGGGCTCGAACCACCGGTCTTAGAGCCCACATCCTCCGATAAGCTGATCGCGGGGATATGGAGGCAGATCTATTCGTCTGTGCAGTTAAGCCGGGAATTTTCG AGTATCACACCCACAATCAACATTCGGTCCGGCGCAAGTCTGGAG GTCTTTCAATCCGTCAACAGCCTCTGTCTCCACTACTATAACCGCAGCCAATCCTCGCGTGCACTTGAGATGATCGTGCAGGCGTTCTGGGTTGAATCGTTTGAAGCACGCACCGCCGTTCTCCAATATGAAAAGCCAATCTTGTCCAGGACCGAGGCGCGCATGATCGCCATCCGGGAAGCATGTGTTGTGCTCAactggaaagaaaaggaccTACGGAACAGGAT GGCTATTTGGCGCGGTTACAAAGAAATCAAGGACTACGGCGGATGGGCAGCGCTTGTATTTGCAAGCGCAGGGGTATACAGGTTCTGTAAGTACCGCAATGAGTTCGGAGAGGGACTGTTTTCTCGGCTACGGCATATACGGTCCAGTCTGGAGGTTGCGGCCGACACACTGCATCCCGGATGGAGGGATCTGTTGAAGGTGATCCAGCAGGAGACGCTACCTGCTTACCGCGGGCATCCGCATGAGTGGGTTATAATGCCAGATGGCCCAGCTCTCCCCTTACGGGATACATATAGGCATCTGAACTTGCCGACTGGGCTACAGTACAAGTTCATCGACGAGTGCGTGCTTGATAAGGACGTTTTTGGGGACATGGATCCCCGCAAAGTTCCcgagcttgacgaggatACCTGTCCGATATGCCACGAGAAACAGTCAGACGAGATTAAGGAGAACCAGTGCATGTGTTTTCCAGCCCTATTCGGTGGTATTCGCGCGCCAGTACCGGTACAGATTTTCCGCACGACGAGCGGGAAGAATAACGGTGTAGTTGCTCGCTGC TCTTTCGACCGCGGCACCGCCATCGGCGAATTCACCGGGTTCATCACATCTGGGATCACCGGGGTAGACGTGATGATTGGGGGTTCGAAGGCACGGCCGTATCAGATCTTCCAAGGGGGGATGGGCAATTTCACGCGATTCATCAACCACTCGTGCCGTCCAAATAGTCAGTTTCAGCGGTTCTACTGGCgggggaaggagaggatcATTGTTGTCAGTAGGGGTGTACCCGCCGGCGCTGAGATTACGGTGGACTATTCGGAGGGATACTGgcgggagctggagaagagctgTCTCTGTGGTGAGGCGTGTTGTCGGTTTAGGGGTGCGAATACGCTGTAG
- a CDS encoding uncharacterized protein (transcript_id=CADANIAT00002514): MFWLSSYLQHWGCCWLLWCRVVYVYCGLLIFWRFFMGVGLGGDYSLSAVICSEFAPTRIRGWMPAAVFCCQSLGSLAANMVALIAVAGFHHRLLEDDSGAGCTGRCVQDVDRIWRLIVGLGAVPEFIALWFRLTTIGSPRYTAEVTQNSLQAAADVSYFFRPDEAIPAPEMGQITATIVISPATTEPVLYPSSVNSTRSSVSEVTPTVDLFSIQPKPFRVLMATCLGWFFLDLPLYGPGLISPHSMVVVSSGAVVGNLIAIFTIDRLGRRNIQLNGFFWLYILNIVVGTSFCHPEQRTDSSALVVYISLCQIFNFGPNTTTYILPAELFATRLRCTCHGLAAAAGKLGSVIAHIFISFVDYGSAHTIKMILGTCWGFLFFGKFADPIGLHVVRPRRHLFLRPDVRDSDGKIKSLEKLADDLMSDSGPLPETRGAGGLFFFENV, encoded by the exons ATGTT TTGGTTGTCCTCATATTTACAACACTGGGGGTGTTGCTGGCTCCTCTGGTGCCGAGTAGTCTATGTCTATTGTGGCCTCTTGATTTTTTGGCGGTTCTTCATGGGCGTGGGACTCGGGGGTGACTATTCCTTGTCTGCTGTGATATGCTCCGA GTTCGCGCCCACCCGAATTCGAGGCTGGATGCCGGCGGCCGTCTTCTGCTGCCAGTCCCTCGGCTCCCTAGCGGCCAACATGGTCGCCCTCATAGCCGTTGCCGGCTTCCATCATCGGCTTCTGGAGGACGACTCTGGTGCTGGCTGCACGGGGCGCTGTGTGCAAGATGTCGACCGCATCTGGCGCCTGATCGTTGGTCTCGGTGCGGTGCCAGAATTCATCGCCTTGTGGTTCCGACTGACAACCATTGGGTCTCCACGATACACGGCCGAAGTCACTCAAAACAGCTTGCAAGCGGCTGCAGACGTCTCCTACTTCTTCCGGCCAGATGAGGCCATCCCTGCGCCGGAGATGGGCCAGATCACCGCCACAATAGTTATCTCACCTGCAACCACAGAGCCAGTCTTGTATCCCTCGAGCGTCAACTCTACTCGGTCTTCTGTCTCAGAGGTCACCCCCACCGTCGAC CTCTTTTCTATTCAACCTAAACCATTTCGAGTTCTGATGGCAACGTGCTTGGGCTGGTTTTTCTTGGATCTTCCTCTCTACGGGCCCGGGCTGATAAGCCCGCAT AGCATGGTCGTCGTGTCCTCTGGCGCGGTGGTGGGAAACCTCATAGCTATCTTCACCATCGACCGGCTCGGACGGCGCAACATCCAGCTCAACGGGTTCTTCTGGCTTTATATCTTAAATATCGTTGTTGGAACTTCCTTCTGTCACCCTGAACAGAGGACAGATTCTTCGGCCCttgtagtatatatatcccTGTGTCAGATCTTCAACTTTG GACCAAACACCACGACTTACATT CTCCCTGCAGAACTCTTTGCAACGCGCCTTCGCTGCACATGCCACGGTCTAGCTGCGGCCGCGGGAAAACTTGGTTCAGTAATCGCCCATATATTTATATCCTTCGTCGACTACGGATCGGCTCATACCATAAAGATGATTCTAGGAACTTGCTGGggttttctcttctttggtAAGTTTGCCGAT CCTATCGGCCTTCATGTTGTTCGGCCTCGTCGCCACCTATTTCTTCGTCCTGATGTTCGGGACTCTGATGGAAAAATTAAGTCGCTTGAGAAGTTGGCTGATGATTTAATGTCGGACTCAGGACCTTTGCCTGAGACTCGTGGGGCAGGGggtctttttttcttcgaAAATGTATGA
- a CDS encoding anion exchange family protein (transcript_id=CADANIAT00002513), with protein sequence MESGGPPVQSSPVFREKFTTSYACPSSRWRGFQALHPGRGMYHDVRRRLPYYWSDITDAFTYRTVASTVRMYFVNLLPAIAYTLDMSRRTGNFYGINESLFSSALAAMVFSVLAAQPLTIVGVTGLISLFNYTIYDIITRYDPAIYANFMCWTAIWAAIFHWIVAVCNFCDYMRYVTDFSSESFAMYVGIIYCVKGVEELSNEFALYGPTAGFLSSLIAVLYFFTVYGLERVGSSTVCKPWIRKLLADYAYVIGTLFWTGFVHFPGPLREAGISMVPITKAFYPTQPRGWLIHFWELEVKWVFAALPFGFLIMLLFYYDHAHVSLPERERKRLTSRAEYQQPHSASSPFSAEEAGRLSLGFLPTGMHGVYRRNNRVADAEWACATGISVDTTVQAPVHTDSLTVYETDLAVLTYTNSACPSNDITKEPEIRYPITKATSVTEQRVSHFLMGIALIGTMTGPLLIVLHLIPAAVTAGVFFIVKRRKIILYLICEIVPVAACVAISQTISAIGFPILIIAMIPFRVWILPRWFSFGELRILDSLTTSNSAVMESLGGKPQRLENWDAE encoded by the exons ATGGAGAGTGGTGGTCCTCCTGTACAGTCCTCCCCGGTATTTCGTGAGAAATTCACCACCTCCTACGCTTGTCCCTCCTCACGATGGCGTGGATTCCAGGCTCTTCACCCAGGAAGAGGCATGTACCATGATGTCCGCCGCCGGTTACCATATTACTGGAGCGATATCACCGACGCTTTTACCTACCGGACCGTTGCTAGTACCGTCCGCATGTACTTTGTCAA CCTGCTTCCTGCAATAGCCTACACTTTAGACATGTCCCGCCGCACAGGAAACTTCTATGGGATAAACGAGTCCCTCTTTTCGTCAGCACTGGCGGCAATGGTGTTCAGCGTCTTGGCCGCACAGCCATTAACTATCGTTGGAGTAACGGGGCTGATCTCGCTCTTCAACTACACAATCTACGATATTATAACGCGGTACGACCCAGCCATATACGCAAACTTCATGTGCTGGACGGCCATTTGGGCCGCAATCTTCCATTGGATTGTGGCCGTCTGCAACTTTTGCGATTATATGCGCTATGTGACTGACTTTTCGAGCGAAAGTTTTGCAATGTATGTCGGGATTATTTATTGCG TCAAGGGCGTAGAGGAGCTTAGCAACGAGTTCGCATTGTACGGTCCAACAGCTGGATTCCTCAGCTCCCTCATTGCAGTCCTGTACTTCTTTACCGTCTACGGTCTTGAACGGGTCGGCTCCAGCACAGTCTGCAAGCCCTGGATTCGGAAATTACTCGCTGACTATGCCTATGTG ATAGGAACTCTCTTCTGGACCGGCTTCGTGCATTTTCCCGGGCCCCTCAGAGAAGCCGGAATCTCCATGGTGCCTATCACGAAGGCATTTTACCCGACACAACCACGAGGTTGGCTGATCCATTTCTGGGAGTTGGAGGTGAAATGGGTCTTCGCGGCGCTGCCTTTTGGGTTTCTGATCATGCTGCTGTTTTATTACGATCAT GCACATGTATCGCTGCCAGAAAGAGAGCGAAAGAGGCTAACAAGCCGCGCAGAATATCAGCAGCCTCACAGCGCAAGCTCGCCATTTTccgctgaagaagccggccGGCTTTCATTGGGATTTCTTCCTACTGGGATGCACGGCGTTTATCGCAGGAATAACAGGGTTGCCGATGCCGAATGGGCTTGTGCCACAG GGATATCTGTTGACACAACTGTCCAGGCCCCTGTTCATACCGACTCCCTAACAGTCTACGAAACCGACCTTGCTGTTCTCACCTACACCAACTCCGCCTGCCCCTCCAACGATATCACCAAAGAGCCCGAAATCCGTTACCCAATCACAAAAGCGACGTCTGTGACGGAGCAGCGCGTTTCACATTTTCTCATGGGCATTGCTTTAATAGGAACCATGACTGGCCCCTTGCTTATTGTCCTGCACTTAATACCCGCTGCTGTCACTGCGGGTGTATTCTTCATT GtcaagagaaggaagatCATCCTATATCTTATTTGTGAGATCGTACCAGTTGCGGCTTGCGTGGCCATCTCGCAGACAATTTCCGCTATCG GTTTTCCCATCCTGATCATCGCAATGATCCCCTTTCGTGTCTGGATATTGCCGAGATGGTTCAGCTTCGGCGAACTGCGGATTCTGGATAGCCTGACAACTAGTAATAGTGCCGTAATGGAGAGTCTAGGTGGGAAGCCGCAACGCCTGGAGAACTGGGATGCGGAATGA
- a CDS encoding uncharacterized protein (transcript_id=CADANIAT00002516), which yields MLRKTVLITGCSDNGIGSGLALTFQAQDYYVFATARNPAKMSKLADLPNVTLLPLDVCKNEEITAAVEAVKSHTGGTGKLDYLINNAGQGHFMPILDQDLKNARDLYESNVWGPLAVTQAFAPLLINANGTVTFITSVSGHINCPYIGVYAASKQSLEIIAETLRLELQPFDVRVLSVVTGAVQSMGQVGRFDEYKLPEDSMYKPIEAFIKDRAQGKDGIEREELMTYCNKVVSEITDGRAKKFWCGGSAGFARITSCRKERGLMFWQQIRRAINEYFQTQRLVCGGRFGSGVIVHIHPVFVFIHVRSCIISVHYACSTQAYVRQRNFSLDVGVEHDVHLHTGKALEPEYECMDWMLNR from the exons ATGCTCAGGAAGACCGTCCTCATCACCGGCTGCAGCGACAACGGCATCGGCTCCGGTCTAGCCCTAACTTTCCAAGCTCAGGACTACTACGTCTTTGCAACGGCTAGGAACCCAGCCAAAATGTCCAAACTCGCTGACCTACCCAACGTTACTCTTTTACCCCTCGATGTCTGTAAAAATGAGGAAATCACGGCTGCCGTGGAGGCAGTGAAATCCCATACCGGCGGCACCGGCAAATTAGACTACCTAATCAACAACGCTGGCCAAGGGCACTTCATGCCAATCCTCGACCAGGATCTGAAGAACGCAAGAGACCTCTATGAAAGCAACGTATGGGGCCCTCTTGCTGTAACGCAAGCTTTCGCTCCGTTACTCATAAACGCGAACGGGACAGTGACATTCATCACCTCCGTCTCGGGGCATATTAATTGCCCATACATTGGCGTATATGCAGCGTCAAAACAATCCCTGGAGATCATTGCTGAGACACTCCGCCTTGAGCTCCAGCCGTTTGACGTGAGAGTCCTGTCGGTTGTCACTGGCGCTGTGCAGAGTATGGGGCAGGTTGGGCGGTTTGATGAGTACAAACTCCCAGAAGATTCAATGTACAAGCCAATTGAGGCGTTCATAAAAGACCGAGCGCAGGGAAAGGACGGGATAGAGAGGGAGGAGCTGATGACTTACTGTAACAAGGTCGTGAGTGAGATCACGGATGGCAGGGCGAAAAAGTTCTGGTGTGGAGGTAGTGCGGGCTTTGCGAG GATCACATCATGTCGAAAGGAACGGGGCTTGATGTTCTGGCAACAGATAAGAAGGGCAATTAACGAGTACTTCCAGACGCAGCGTCTGGTCTGTGGAGGACGCTTTGGCTCGGGCGTTATAGTTCACATTCACCCAGTATTCGTGTTCATCCATGTACGGTCCTGTATCATCAGCGTCCATTATGCTTGTAGTACACAGGCATACGTGCGGCAGCGAAATTTTTCGCTCGACGTCGGGGTGGAGCATGACGTGCATCTTCATACGGGTAAAGCTCTCGAACCCGAATATGAATGTATGGATTGGATGCTTAACCGGTGA